The Lycium ferocissimum isolate CSIRO_LF1 chromosome 1, AGI_CSIRO_Lferr_CH_V1, whole genome shotgun sequence genome includes a region encoding these proteins:
- the LOC132050089 gene encoding B3 domain-containing transcription factor ABI3-like, which translates to MKRGLEFDGKQDLEGGLENVMVAMEDIQSQHQYQQQPTGFEPMQEEQVIGSSIVGDTDIFLDGDGHHVHNLDVSDTSIFSTDFPPIPDFPCMSSSSSTSSAPPLNNPFRTSSSSSSASSSNSINKKILSMEGDLPLPEDDDCLNMMEDLGYMDLIDGNEFWDPCTLFQNDQAPQDYNMSESFQLSENDNQERKPELEGGDDQSDGLSFFQGNGELAVIFFEWLKQNKDYISAEDMRNIKLKRSTIESASKRLGGTKEGKKQLLKLILEWVEQYQLQKKRMSEASSDSPCQYQESLHESNLNPNSGFQYNTSVAPDPSTCFYPSPHMPIPPTYIPPPEPFYPMPISAGFVGDPYCNGPSFTPPLSQIVNGNMEYQTMESAQSWPPSQFSPMEASQYNPLTPENDCNIATNANPHDLSSQYPYQLFDENGERMVRLGSSATKEARKKRMARSRRLSSHHYRHHSHQTQHQSQSSDLSLRMVGENCAMALANNPGNWVYWPSAAPAPMMMVPPPEAPQPHATTERPGMQPQNYQKHGSADKRSQGLKMEKNLRFLLQKVLKQSDVGNLGRIVLPKKEAESHLPELESRDGISIAMEDIGTSRVWNMKYRFWPNNKSRMYLLENTGDFVRANGLQEGDFIVIYADTKCGKYLIRGVKVRQTGPKAEGKKPAKKNARNSSSAANSTPVALMKRLVK; encoded by the exons atgaaaagaggattagaGTTTGATGGTAAGCAAGATTTGGAGGGTGGACTAGAAAATGTTATGGTTGCTATGGAAGATATTCAAAGCCAGCACCAATACCAGCAACAACCTACTGGATTTGAACCTATGCAGGAAGAACAAGTGATTGGTTCTTCTATTGTGGGTGACACAGATATTTTTCTTGATGGAGATGGTCATCATGTGCATAATCTTGATGTCAGTGACACTTCCATTTTTTCCACAGACTTCCCCCCCATCCCTGATTTTCCATGCatgtcatcttcttcatcaactTCTTCAGCTCCTCCTCTTAATAATCCTTTTCgaacttcatcttcatcatcttcagCATCCTCTTCTAATTCTATCAACAAGAAAATCTTGTCAATGGAAGGTGATCTCCCTCTGCCCGAAGACGATGACTGCTTAAACATGATGGAAGATCTTGGATACATGGATTtgattgatggaaatgaattttGGGACCCTTGTACGCTTTTCCAAAATGATCAAGCTCCACAAGATTACAACATGTCTGAGTCATTTCAACTCTCAGAAAACGATAATCAAGAAAGGAAACCCGAGCTTGAAGGTGGTGATGATCAAAGTGATGGGCTGAGTTTTTTCCAAGGTAACGGTGAGCTGGCTGTTATCTTCTTTGAGTGGTTGAAGCAAAACAAAGACTATATCTCTGCTGAAGATATGAGGAACATTAAGCTCAAGCGTTCCACTATTGAAAGTGCTTCGAAACGCTTAGGGGGaacaaaagaagggaaaaaacaGTTGTTGAAACTCATACTCGAATGGGTTGAACAATACCAACTGCAAAAGAAACGAATGAGTGAAGCATCATCTGATTCGCCGTGTCAATATCAAGAGTCTCTTCATGAATCAAACCTAAACCCGAACTCCGGTTTCCAGTATAACACAAGTGTTGCTCCGGATCCAAGTACTTGTTTCTATCCATCACCACATATGCCAATTCCCCCTACTTATATCCCTCCTCCCGAGCCCTTTTACCCAATGCCTATAAGCGCGGGGTTTGTAGGCGATCCGTACTGTAACGGACCTTCATTTACACCTCCGTTGAGTCAAATAGTAAATGGGAACATGGAATATCAAACCATGGAGTCTGCTCAATCCTGGCCTCCATCGCAATTCTCCCCGATGGAAGCTTCTCAATACAACCCATTAACTCCTGAGAATGATTGCAACATCGCCACAAATGCTAATCCTCACGATTTGTCCAGTCAATATCCTTACCAACTCTTCGATGAGAATGGCGAGAGAATGGTGAGGTTGGGCTCTTCTGCTACCAAAGAGGCTAGGAAGAAGAGAATGGCTCGGTCGAGGCGACTATCGTCACACCATTATCGCCACCATAGCCATCAAACGCAGCATCAGAGCCAAAGTAGTGATCTAAGTTTAAGGATGGTCGGAGAGAATTGTGCAATGGCTCTGGCTAATAATCCAGGAAATTGGGTATATTGGCCTTCTGCTGCTCCGGCACCAATGATGATGGTTCCACCACCTGAGGCACCACAACCACATGCTACGACCGAGAGGCCCGGGATGCAACCACAGAACTATCAGAAGCATGGTTCTGCGGACAAACGATCGCAG GGTTTGAAAATGGAGAAGAACCTAAGGTTCCTGCTACAGAAAGTGCTGAAGCAGAGCGATGTTGGCAATCTTGGAAGAATTGTGCTGCCAAAG AAAGAAGCAGAATCGCATCTGCCAGAACTTGAATCAAGAGATGGAATTTCAATTGCTATGGAAGATATTGGAACTTCTCGTGTTTGGAACATGAAGTATAG ATTTTGGCCAAATAACAAGAGCAGAATGTACCTTCTGGAGAACACAG GAGATTTCGTACGAGCTAATGGACTTCAAGAAGGAGACTTCATCGTAATATACGCAGACACCAAGTGTGGCAAATAT TTGATACGGGGAGTAAAAGTGAGACAAACTGGACCAAAAGCAGAAGGCAAGAAACCAGCAAAGAAGAACGCCCGTAATTCGTCTTCAGCAGCTAATAGCACTCCAGTTGCACTGATGAAGCGACTTGTGAAATAG
- the LOC132069154 gene encoding uncharacterized protein LOC132069154 isoform X1, giving the protein MKMLMMLMVAAILFCSHQQGVVAREVAVTVDDDGNEVEIIPCWIFHWPWCPSPPPPPPPSPPPPPPKPSCSASDQEQVKTCMFNVTSIDACCPTFRSILGTSCPCYKFAEDLDNQVLITLQAYCDVDSPCRNLQVSYNFYLPHKILTDSFKNLRSTIIYIR; this is encoded by the exons ATGAAGATGCTCATGATGTTAATGGTGGCTGCAATTTTATTTTGCAGCCATCAACAAGGGGTTGTGGCGAGAGAAGTTGCTGTGACTGTGGACGATGACGGTAACGAGGTAGAAATAATTCCGTGTTGGATTTTCCACTGGCCATGGTGCCCgtccccacccccacccccgccACCAAGCCCACCCCCTCCACCCCCTAAACCGAGTTGCTCGGCTAGTGACCAAGAGCAGGTGAAAACGTGCATGTTCAATGTAACTTCAATTGACGCATGCTGCCCAACATTCAGGAGCATACTCGGTACCAGTTGCCCTTGCTATAAGTTTGCTGAGGATTTGGATAATCAAGTCTTGATCACTCTTCAAGCTTATTGTGATGTCGATAGCCCTTGTAGGAACTTACAAGTAAGTTACAATTTTTACCTACCGCATAAGATTTTGACAGACTCGTTTAAGAATTTACGATCTACAATCATTTATATAag GTGA
- the LOC132069154 gene encoding uncharacterized protein LOC132069154 isoform X2, producing MKMLMMLMVAAILFCSHQQGVVAREVAVTVDDDGNEVEIIPCWIFHWPWCPSPPPPPPPSPPPPPPKPSCSASDQEQVKTCMFNVTSIDACCPTFRSILGTSCPCYKFAEDLDNQVLITLQAYCDVDSPCRNLQVIKLSKEE from the exons ATGAAGATGCTCATGATGTTAATGGTGGCTGCAATTTTATTTTGCAGCCATCAACAAGGGGTTGTGGCGAGAGAAGTTGCTGTGACTGTGGACGATGACGGTAACGAGGTAGAAATAATTCCGTGTTGGATTTTCCACTGGCCATGGTGCCCgtccccacccccacccccgccACCAAGCCCACCCCCTCCACCCCCTAAACCGAGTTGCTCGGCTAGTGACCAAGAGCAGGTGAAAACGTGCATGTTCAATGTAACTTCAATTGACGCATGCTGCCCAACATTCAGGAGCATACTCGGTACCAGTTGCCCTTGCTATAAGTTTGCTGAGGATTTGGATAATCAAGTCTTGATCACTCTTCAAGCTTATTGTGATGTCGATAGCCCTTGTAGGAACTTACAA GTGATTAAGCTATCCAAGGAGGAGTAA